A genomic region of Gemmatimonadota bacterium contains the following coding sequences:
- the boxB gene encoding benzoyl-CoA 2,3-epoxidase subunit BoxB, producing the protein MIDETTVDYDGLIPNNVGLSSDERVKKALEKWHPGYIDWWMGMGPEGFQESLVYLRTAIGVGANGWARFDYVKMPEYKWGILLAPQVPDRRVPFGANLGEPAWQEVPGEHRAMLRRLIVIQGDTEPASVEQQRHLGKTAPSLYDLRNLFQVNVEEGRHLWAMVYLLQKYFGTDGREEAEDLLKRRSGDADSPRMLGAFNEATPDWLSFFMFTFFTDRDGKMQLEALAQSGFDPLSRTCRFMLTEEAHHMFVGETGVGRIVQRTCEAMKAAGIDDPSDIERVRSLGVIDLPTIQKKANLHFSLTLDLFGAEVSTNAANAYHAGIKGRYREDKLDDDHRLEHATYPVLRPVDGKILTMEVPALSALNMRLRDDYVNDCQKGIDRWNRVIMNTGIEFQIRLPSVAFNRKIGEFKNVAVDLEGRLVSEADWMARRDSMLPNGQDQAFIEHLMSQPVMDIGQYAGWIAPPRVGIDNRPGDFEYVKIA; encoded by the coding sequence ATGATTGATGAGACTACAGTCGACTACGACGGATTGATCCCCAACAATGTCGGCTTGAGCAGCGACGAGCGGGTCAAGAAAGCCCTGGAGAAATGGCACCCCGGCTACATCGACTGGTGGATGGGCATGGGGCCCGAGGGCTTCCAGGAGTCACTGGTGTACCTCCGGACCGCCATCGGCGTCGGGGCCAACGGCTGGGCCCGGTTCGACTACGTCAAGATGCCGGAGTACAAGTGGGGCATCTTGCTGGCCCCCCAAGTGCCCGACCGGCGGGTTCCGTTCGGCGCCAACCTCGGCGAACCGGCCTGGCAGGAAGTGCCCGGCGAGCACCGCGCCATGCTCCGGCGGCTGATCGTGATCCAGGGCGACACCGAGCCCGCCTCCGTTGAGCAGCAACGCCACCTCGGCAAGACCGCGCCCTCGCTCTACGACCTCCGGAATCTCTTCCAGGTCAACGTCGAGGAAGGTCGCCATCTCTGGGCCATGGTGTACCTGCTCCAGAAGTATTTCGGGACCGATGGCCGCGAGGAGGCGGAGGACTTGTTGAAGCGCCGCTCCGGCGACGCCGATTCACCGCGGATGCTCGGCGCCTTCAACGAGGCCACGCCCGATTGGCTGTCGTTCTTCATGTTCACGTTCTTCACCGATCGGGACGGGAAGATGCAACTCGAGGCCTTGGCGCAGTCGGGCTTCGATCCGCTGTCGCGCACCTGCCGGTTCATGCTCACCGAAGAGGCGCATCACATGTTCGTGGGCGAGACCGGCGTGGGCCGGATCGTGCAGCGGACCTGCGAGGCGATGAAGGCGGCCGGCATCGACGACCCCTCCGACATCGAGCGGGTCCGAAGCCTGGGCGTGATCGACCTCCCGACCATCCAGAAGAAGGCCAACCTCCACTTTTCGCTCACCCTCGATCTCTTCGGGGCCGAGGTGTCGACCAACGCGGCCAATGCCTATCACGCGGGGATCAAGGGCCGGTATCGGGAAGACAAGCTCGACGACGATCACCGGCTCGAGCACGCCACCTATCCGGTGCTCCGGCCGGTCGACGGCAAGATCCTGACGATGGAGGTTCCGGCGTTGTCGGCGCTCAACATGCGGCTCCGGGACGACTACGTGAACGATTGCCAGAAGGGAATCGACCGGTGGAACCGGGTCATCATGAACACCGGGATCGAGTTCCAGATCCGGTTGCCGAGCGTGGCGTTCAACCGGAAAATCGGCGAGTTCAAGAACGTGGCGGTCGACTTGGAGGGGCGGTTGGTGTCGGAGGCGGACTGGATGGCGCGCCGGGATTCGATGCTGCCGAATGGCCAGGACCAGGCCTTCATCGAGCACCTAATGAGCCAGCCGGTCATGGACATCGGTCAATACGCGGGGTGGATTGCGCCGCCGCGGGTCGGGATCGACAATCGTCCCGGCGATTTCGAGTACGTCAAGATTGCCTGA